TGGAGCGAGGCCAGCCTGAGCCTTGGGAGGTCGACGAGCAGCGCTACTCCTGGGAAGCGCCGCCGGACACCCTTTCCGACCTGGATGAGAGCAGTCACCATGACCATTACCCGCACCTGACGCATGGGGGGATTCACGATTGAGTAAACCATCAGGCAACCTGATCGGCTCCCCGCTGGGCGGGGCCTTTCAGCCTGCGGACCAGGGACGCCATCACCTCGGTCCAATGCAGAAGATCAGTCCCGCGATCCGGCGTTTCGCGCCCGGCGAGGAAGTCGATTACCTCATCGTCGGCGTCGGCTCGGCAGGGGGTGTGTTGCTGCAGCGGTTGGCCCGGGCCGGCTTCCGGGTCATCGGCCTGGAAGCCGGGCCATTCTGGGACACGGAAAAGGACTGGTACAGCGACGAAATTGGCGCGCAGAGGCTTTACTGGCAGGATTTGCGGATCACGGGCGGAACCGACCCGCTTGCCCTTGGGGCCAACAACAGCGGCAAAGGCGTCGGCGGCGGTTCGGTGCACTGGGCGGCCTTCACCCCGCGGCTGCACCCCTCTGATTTCCGGGTCCACAGCCTGGACGGGGTCGCGGTCGATTGGCCGATGCGCTATGAGGATCTGAAACCCTATTACGAACTGCTGGAACTGGAGATGCCGGTTTCCGGGCCGGCTTGGTTTCCCTGGGGCGACCCGCACGGTTACGCTTATGGACCGCACCCGCTGGGCGAAGTCGGCAACGTACTGGTGCGAGGTTGCACCAGGCTGGGCATCCGGGTGTGCGCCGGCGGGCCGGTGGCCATCAACGCCGGATCGCACGATGACCGGCCCCACTGCATTTACCGCGGGTTCTGCATCCAAGGGTGTAAGGTCGGCGCGAAAGCCAGCACCCTGATCACCCATGTTCCCGATGCATTGCGAAGTGGGGCCGAAATCCGCGACTACTCGATGGCCAGCCGGATTGCCCTCGGCCCGAACAACCGCGTCGACGGGGTCTTCTATTTTGACCGGGACGGCCGGGAGCAATTCCAAAAGGCCCGGGCCGTGATTGTGTGCGGCTACGCCATCGAGACACCGCGGCTGCTGCTGAATTCCGCCTGCCCCGAGTACCCGATGGGTTTGGCCAACTCGAGCGATACGGTCGGGCGTTACCTGATGGCCCAGGCCGGCAACGTCATCCTGGGGCGCTTCCCCGGCCTGGTACGGATGTACAAGGCGCCCCCCGCGCACGCGTTGACCGAAGAGTTTTATGAGACCGATCCCAAACGGGATTTTGCGCGGGGATTTGCGATCCAAACGGTGGGTCCCCTCCCGATCGCATTCGGCAAACAGATAATGGCCGCCATGGGGGCGTGGGGCTGGGGGTTGCGCCGCGTGATGATGGACTACAACCACTGGTGCGCACTGGCGCTGCTGGGCGAAATCCTGCCCTGGCACAGCAACCGCGTTACCCTGGCCAAGGAACGCGACCAGTTCGGTATCCCGGTCGCGTATGCGCACTTCAACCTCTATGACAACGACAAAAAGATGATCAAGTTCGGCCGGGAAAAGGTCATGGAAGTGATGAGCGCCGCCGGGGCCGAGCAGGTGGTGCAGGAGCAGCGTTACGCGCACCTGGTCGGGGCGGCGCGGATGGGGTCGGATCCGGCCACTTCGGTCGTCGACAAGTTCGGCCGGACTCACGACATCGCCAACTTATTCATCTGCGACGGGAGCGTCATGCCGACTCAGGGGTCAGCCAACCCGGGGCTGACGATTCAGGCGCTCGCCGCGCGGACCGCCGATTACCTGATCACCCAGGGCGAAAACGTTTTCCGGTCCGATCATCGGGACCTGACTGAACCGACGCCGCGGGTCGAACTCTCTCCACCGGGCACCTTTCGTAAAGGCATTCCGCGACCGGGGACGGGGTGGATCTTTCGACGCAGGGCGCTACAGGCCAAGGCGTAGCCGGTGGCGAATGAATCCCGCAGATCATCTACCGATTTCCTTCCCGCCCATTCACCGCCATGGCGTGATTGGTGACCGGCGCACGGGGGCGTTGGTGGCCGCGGACGGCACGATCAACTGGTTTTGCGTGCCGAACTTTGATGGTCCTCCGCTCTTCGGGATGGTGCTTGACCAGGAGGACGGCGGGTTTTGCCGATTCGGTCCGGCCAGGGCGGTCCTGGGCCGGCAGCGTTATCTGCCGGAAACCGCCGCCCTGGTGACGGCTTGGCGCGGGATCACGCGGGAAGACCGTACCCTGGAGTTGACGGACCTGATGGCTTGGCCGACGGGTGAGCGTCCCCACTCCGCACACGACCAGCGCGTCATCCTGCGACGGTTGCAGGCGCGGGAAGCGACGGCGGTACGTTTCGAAGTGCAACCGCGGTGGGAATTTCAGGGCCGGGCCCAAGACGTTCGGCTGGTTCCCGGGGGCGCCACGTTCAGCTTCCCCGCCGGCCAACTGGCCGTTTGGGCATCGTT
The nucleotide sequence above comes from Verrucomicrobiota bacterium. Encoded proteins:
- a CDS encoding GMC family oxidoreductase, producing MQKISPAIRRFAPGEEVDYLIVGVGSAGGVLLQRLARAGFRVIGLEAGPFWDTEKDWYSDEIGAQRLYWQDLRITGGTDPLALGANNSGKGVGGGSVHWAAFTPRLHPSDFRVHSLDGVAVDWPMRYEDLKPYYELLELEMPVSGPAWFPWGDPHGYAYGPHPLGEVGNVLVRGCTRLGIRVCAGGPVAINAGSHDDRPHCIYRGFCIQGCKVGAKASTLITHVPDALRSGAEIRDYSMASRIALGPNNRVDGVFYFDRDGREQFQKARAVIVCGYAIETPRLLLNSACPEYPMGLANSSDTVGRYLMAQAGNVILGRFPGLVRMYKAPPAHALTEEFYETDPKRDFARGFAIQTVGPLPIAFGKQIMAAMGAWGWGLRRVMMDYNHWCALALLGEILPWHSNRVTLAKERDQFGIPVAYAHFNLYDNDKKMIKFGREKVMEVMSAAGAEQVVQEQRYAHLVGAARMGSDPATSVVDKFGRTHDIANLFICDGSVMPTQGSANPGLTIQALAARTADYLITQGENVFRSDHRDLTEPTPRVELSPPGTFRKGIPRPGTGWIFRRRALQAKA